AAAAGATATTGTTGAATACTTAAATGTTGTAAGATTTAAAAATAATAAGGCTAGATATCTTGTAGAACTTAGAAATCTTATGACTAGAAATGGAAAATTAGATAGTAAAAACATATTAGCTGAAATTGAAGGGGTAAAAGAAAAAAGAGATTGGATATTAAATAATGTAAAGGGTATGGGATTAAAAGAAGCTGCACATGTTTTAAGAAATTTAGGATATGGAAGATATCTAGCAATATTAGACAGACATGTTTTAAAAAATTTGAAAGAACTTGGAGTAATAGAAGAAATTCCTGCTAGCCTTACAAAGAAAAAATATTTTGAGATTGAAAAATTAATGGAAGAATATTCAAAACAAGTAAACATTTCAATGGATGCTTTAGATTTAGTTTTTTGGTATCAACAAGCAGGAGATGTATTTAAATAAAGTATTAAAACGGCATGATCGCCGTTTTTTTATTTATTCATATTAAGATTACATAGTCCATTTTGGAATAGCTATTCTAAAATCGAGCTTGTTAAAAAATTATTTTGAGAGTATATTATTTTTGTAACATAAATATATACAAGTGAGAGGAGGATAAAATGGAAGATAGAAAAAATAGAAGAAAAGAAAAACCATCACAAATTCCATATGCATTAATTTTAGTTATATGTTTAGTAGGATTTGGTTTTTATTTAAAAGAACCAAAATTAGTAGCATATTGGATATTTGGTGTATCTTTTGGAATAATACTTCAAAGATCAAGATTCTGTTTTACAGCTGCATTTAGAGATCCTGTATTAACAGGAGGAACATCTATAACTAGATCAGTATTATGGGCAATTTCATTAGCTACAGTTGGATTTACAGCTTATAAATATGTAAATCAAGAAAATGCTAAAATATTAATGACTAATGTTAATGCTGTTTCTATTTTAACTGTTGTTGGAGCTATTTTATTTGGAATTGGAATGGTAATAGCAGGAGGATGTGCTTCAGGAACATTAATGAGATGTGGGGAAGGCTTCCAAATGCAATGGTTATCTTTAGTATTTTTCATATTTGGATCAATAGTAGGTTCTTGGGCTATGAACTATTTAGAACCAGCAACAGCAGCTATGTCTATTAAGTTATTCTTGCCAGATTTATTTGGTTGGGTAGGAGCTTTAGTAGTTCAGTTTATAATAATATTAAGTATTTATGTAATCGCCTTAAAATGGCAACTTAAAAAAATTGGAAGTTATGAATAAAAAACAATAGAAAGAGGGAATTTAATATGGCAAAAGAATTTACATTAGATTGTTTAGGTGAGGCTTGTCCTGTACCTTTAATTAGAACTCAAGGGAAAATGGAAGAATTAGAAATAGGAGATGTATTAGTAGTTAGTATAGATCATTCTTGTGCAATGAAAAACATTCCAGAATGGGCAAGAAAAGTAGGACATAATGTTGAGATAGAAGAAATTGATGATGGGGAATGGGAATTAATTATTGAAAAATTAGTATAGGAGGAAATATGCAAGCATACTTTAAAAAAATACAAAAAAATCCTATATATAAAAGAATAATGAAAGATCCTTTATCATATAATACAGGGGCAACTTTACTTGCAGTATTTGCTATAGCTCACTTTATATTTTTTAATAGTACATGGGGAGTTACATCAACATTTGCAGTATGGGGAGCAAAAATTATTAAAATTTTTGGACTAACTCCAGAAAATTGGGTATATTTTCAAACACATGCTTCTCAAGGTAAATCAATTTTAACTCCACTTTTACAAGATGGTGGATCAATACGTAATATAGGAATAATACTTGGAGCAACACTTGCTACTTTATTTGCTTCAGAATTTAGAATTAAAAAAATTAAAAACAAGAAACAAGTTGTAGCAGGAATATTAGGTGGTTTCTTAATGGGATTTGGTTCAAGATTAGCATTAGGATGTAATATAGGGGCTTTATTTTCAGCTACAGCAGCATTATCACTTTCAGGATGGATATTTGCACTGTTCTTATTAGTTGGTGCAATTATAGGAAGTAAACTATTAGTGAAAGTATTTATGTAGGTATTATTATGGAAAAAAAGAGAGAAAGATATGATGTATTAATAATAGGTGGGGGAAGTTCTGGTTTAACTGCTGGTATTTATTGTGGAAGAGCAAAATTAAAAACATTAGTATTTGAAAAAACTTTAGTTGGAGGGTTAGCAACATATACAAGTGATATAGCTAACTATCCAGGATTTCCTGATGGAATAGGTGGAACTGAATTAATGAATTTATTTCATAAGCAAGCTAAAAACTTTGATGTTAAATTTAAATTAACTGATGTTAAATCAGTAAAATTAGATACTGAAATTAAAGAAGTTGAAACATTTAGAGTTATTTATGAAGCACCTGTAGTTATTATTGCTGGTGGTGGTTATCCTAGATTAACTGGAGCACTTAATGAAGATTTATTCTTATACGATAAAGGAATTTCGTTTTGTGCAACATGTGATGCTGCTGCAAACACTGATAAAACTGTAATGGTAGTTGGTTCAGGAGATTCTGCCATAGAAGAGGGGATATTCTTAACTAAATTTGCTAAAAAAGTAATAGTTTCAGTTGTTCACGATGAAGGAATAATGGATTGTAACGAAATTGCAAAAGCAGAAGCTTTAGCTAATCCAAAAATGGAATTTATATGGAATAGTATGGTTAAGGAGTATAAAGGTAATGAAAAATTAGAAACAGTTATTTTAAAAAATACAAAAACTGGAGAAGAGATTCCAGTAGATGTTGATACATGTTTCTTATTTATTGGATATTTACCAAATACTTCTTTATACAAGGAAATATTAGATTTATCTACAAAAGGATATATAGTTACTAATGAAAAAATGGAAACTAATATTGAAGGTGTATTTGCTGCTGGAGATATAAGAGAAAAATATTTAAAACAAGTATCAACAGCTGTAGGAGATGGAGCAATAGCTGGATATAATGCAGAAAAATTCATTAGTGAAACTAATACATTTAATAATCAAATTTTAAATGATGGTAAAGAAACACTAGTATATCTATATGATTCAAGTGATATAAAAATGTTGGACTTTTTACCAAAAGTAGAGGAACATTCAAAATCTATTAATCATGAATTAGTAAAAGTAGATATATATAAGAGTAAATTTATATCTAATAAATTAAATATAAAAGAATTTCCTGCTTTAGTATATCTAAAAGATAAGAAAGTCGTAAAAATAAAATATGAATTATAATAAAAAACTGAGTTAGTTCTCAGTTTTTTTTATTGAAGATAAAAATCTTTTTTGATATAATTTATTTAGGAGGATAAATATGATAGAAGAATGTTTTGGTGAAATTTGCCCAATTCCTTTTTTGAAATTTGAAAAAATTTTTAAAGAAATAAATACTGGTGAAAATTTTACTATTATTGTTGATCATAGTTGTGCTAAAGTAAAAATTGAAAATTTTTGTAAAAATAAAAATATAAGGTTTAAAATTTTTGAGCCAATAAATGGTATATGGGAAATAACAGTTTGGAAGTAAAAAGATAGTCATCTATTAAAAATGACTATCTTTTTAACATATTGTATCGAGAATAAATTTTTCAATATAATCTATAACTTCTTTATGTTTTTTACTGTTTTCAAATCTACGTGCAATAAATATCTCTTTTATTATATTAATATCTTTTATTTCAATACATTTCAATTCTTTTCTATAAATTTCAGTTTTAACTGAAGAATAAGGTAAAAAAGCTAAGAAATTAGATTGACTAATAGACTTTTTTATAGCTTCTATAGATTCAAGTTGAGTTATAATATTTAAATCTGAATAATTTGGTATAACTTCTTCAATGGCTTCATTAATTGTATCATCACCTATATATTCAACATATCTAAATTTAGATAAATCTGATAACTGAATTTTAGATAGCTTATTTTTATTAGAAGCAACTAATATAATATTTTCGTCATATGCTTTTGTATATTTTATCTTCCAAAATTCACAATTTTGGCAATTTGAAACAAAACCTATATCAACAATACCATCTGCAATATCAGAAACAATTTTAGATGAACTGTTTTTCAATGATAATGGGAATTTCATATTTTTAAATTTATCACTCAAATTATATAAAACACACGGAAGAGAGTAGTTGGCTACAGAAGGTACAGCAACTATTTTTAATTTCTTCACATTATCTTTAAAGTCTTTAATTTCTTTTCTCATTTCATTATCAATATCAATTAACTTTTTAAAATAATTATAAGCGATTTGACCTTCTTTTGTTAATCCAACACCTTTATTTGTTCTATTTAATAATTTTGTGCCAAGATCTATTTCTAATTTATTTATTATTTTTGAAAGAGCTGATTGAGTGATAAAAAGCTTAGTAGCCGTTTTAGAAATGGTCCCATATTCAATTAATTTGGTAAAAGCCTTTATATTATTTATATCCAT
The genomic region above belongs to Streptobacillus moniliformis DSM 12112 and contains:
- a CDS encoding FAD-dependent oxidoreductase is translated as MEKKRERYDVLIIGGGSSGLTAGIYCGRAKLKTLVFEKTLVGGLATYTSDIANYPGFPDGIGGTELMNLFHKQAKNFDVKFKLTDVKSVKLDTEIKEVETFRVIYEAPVVIIAGGGYPRLTGALNEDLFLYDKGISFCATCDAAANTDKTVMVVGSGDSAIEEGIFLTKFAKKVIVSVVHDEGIMDCNEIAKAEALANPKMEFIWNSMVKEYKGNEKLETVILKNTKTGEEIPVDVDTCFLFIGYLPNTSLYKEILDLSTKGYIVTNEKMETNIEGVFAAGDIREKYLKQVSTAVGDGAIAGYNAEKFISETNTFNNQILNDGKETLVYLYDSSDIKMLDFLPKVEEHSKSINHELVKVDIYKSKFISNKLNIKEFPALVYLKDKKVVKIKYEL
- a CDS encoding LysR family transcriptional regulator, which encodes MDINNIKAFTKLIEYGTISKTATKLFITQSALSKIINKLEIDLGTKLLNRTNKGVGLTKEGQIAYNYFKKLIDIDNEMRKEIKDFKDNVKKLKIVAVPSVANYSLPCVLYNLSDKFKNMKFPLSLKNSSSKIVSDIADGIVDIGFVSNCQNCEFWKIKYTKAYDENIILVASNKNKLSKIQLSDLSKFRYVEYIGDDTINEAIEEVIPNYSDLNIITQLESIEAIKKSISQSNFLAFLPYSSVKTEIYRKELKCIEIKDINIIKEIFIARRFENSKKHKEVIDYIEKFILDTIC
- a CDS encoding sulfurtransferase TusA family protein; the encoded protein is MAKEFTLDCLGEACPVPLIRTQGKMEELEIGDVLVVSIDHSCAMKNIPEWARKVGHNVEIEEIDDGEWELIIEKLV
- a CDS encoding YeeE/YedE thiosulfate transporter family protein: MEDRKNRRKEKPSQIPYALILVICLVGFGFYLKEPKLVAYWIFGVSFGIILQRSRFCFTAAFRDPVLTGGTSITRSVLWAISLATVGFTAYKYVNQENAKILMTNVNAVSILTVVGAILFGIGMVIAGGCASGTLMRCGEGFQMQWLSLVFFIFGSIVGSWAMNYLEPATAAMSIKLFLPDLFGWVGALVVQFIIILSIYVIALKWQLKKIGSYE
- a CDS encoding sulfurtransferase TusA family protein, coding for MIEECFGEICPIPFLKFEKIFKEINTGENFTIIVDHSCAKVKIENFCKNKNIRFKIFEPINGIWEITVWK
- a CDS encoding YeeE/YedE thiosulfate transporter family protein, with translation MQAYFKKIQKNPIYKRIMKDPLSYNTGATLLAVFAIAHFIFFNSTWGVTSTFAVWGAKIIKIFGLTPENWVYFQTHASQGKSILTPLLQDGGSIRNIGIILGATLATLFASEFRIKKIKNKKQVVAGILGGFLMGFGSRLALGCNIGALFSATAALSLSGWIFALFLLVGAIIGSKLLVKVFM
- a CDS encoding N-glycosylase/DNA lyase, producing MKINVEKQKEIELIYSSILNKIENAIEGYANTINYEEKDYFAEIAFCILTPQSKAKNAWSAIEKLKENNLLYVGEEKDIVEYLNVVRFKNNKARYLVELRNLMTRNGKLDSKNILAEIEGVKEKRDWILNNVKGMGLKEAAHVLRNLGYGRYLAILDRHVLKNLKELGVIEEIPASLTKKKYFEIEKLMEEYSKQVNISMDALDLVFWYQQAGDVFK